From Penaeus monodon isolate SGIC_2016 chromosome 6, NSTDA_Pmon_1, whole genome shotgun sequence, the proteins below share one genomic window:
- the LOC119573852 gene encoding integrin alpha-8-like, giving the protein MLRAGKREGWRPVEGGPSLPRSLALLCALALHQAVAFNVNLEDFQVLQPPTQTGIHFGFSLAHFFNGTDRRVLVGAPLANTSQDVSQPGALYTCDLGSSPSCTQVEVDTRNADDKYRPWIHEDKKDHQGLGFSLVASEEIVVVCAPRWHVYEKLLGGEKDLASGICFSANAPDFNKFTAFSPAYDVTIAKDVSYTNNGTCQVGMSMSYSKDTKSISFGSPGCWSWQGDVWDISKDSLSDTNTFRRAEQIDFKDVGLSSSSEGRYSSLADLYLGYSVASITYARKPAIVSAMPRPVSTHDLRVEEKNRVFGPVILIFENDQETLKVLDTIKPPINTTNNFEASVDSMFSYFGYSLTAADLNGDGLDDLVVGAPLYHNHSHHDQGAVFVYMQKNFAYGGDGVMGTEMKLEIDSPSRMGHESYGRFGSCVASVGDLGGDGFQDIAVGAPFLESGGKVFIYLGSADGLKKTPSQVIDAREMDASVRPLRGFGFAIAQKLPDAVGNGFDLGIGVFNSDKVLVFRTKEVITVEWNVTFDGRMDLTVENCFYTGPGMTPGKYPCVGMETCFLYRAMNAKTKTKQTLEFTIKLEADIKQQEKRLFFSNGLSETNLTFSQEKDSWSCREESVLAKKDIKELIQRFVIRAEVAMKKEASQAVCIHLHL; this is encoded by the exons atgttacgagccggcaagagagagggatggaggccTGTGGAAGGAGGACCATCGTTGCCTCGCTCGTTGGCGTTGCTGTGTGCCTTGGCGTTGCACCAGGCAGTTGCATTCAACGTGAACCTTGAAGATTTTCAAGTCTTGCAACCGCCGACGCAGACTGGGATTCATTTTggcttctctctcgctcatttcTTCAATGGAACGGACAGAAG ggTCCTGGTGGGGGCTCCTTTGGCCAACACCTCGCAGGACGTGAGCCAGCCTGGCGCCCTCTACACGTGCGACCTCGGCAGCAGCCCCTCGTGCACGCAGGTGGAGGTGGACACACGCAACGCCGACGACAAGTACAGACCTTGGATTCACGAGGACAAGAAGGACCATCAGGGCCTCGGCTTCTCGCTCGTCGCCTCCGAGGAGATCGTGGTG GTGTGTGCCCCACGATGGCACGTCTATGAGAAACTCCTGGGCGGTGAAAAGGACTTGGCATCAGGTATCTGTTTCTCTGCAAATGCTCCGGATTTCAACAAGTTCACTGCCTTTTCACCTGCCTACGACGTAACAATTG CTAAGGACGTGAGTTATACAAACAACGGGACGTGTCAAGTGGGAATGAGCATGTCGTACAGCAAG gacaCGAAGTCGATTTCTTTCGGATCTCCTGGGTGCTGGAGCTGGCAGG GCGACGTCTGGGACATCAGTAAGGACAGCCTGTCGGACACGAATACCTTCCGTCGGGCTGAGCAAATCGACTTCAAGGACGTCGGCCTCTCCAGCAGCTCCGAGGGCAGGTACTCATCTCTGGCAGACCTCTATCTGGGCTACAGCGTTGCTAGTATTACGTACGCCCGTAAGCCTGCTATTGTGTCTGCCATGCCTCGGCCTGTCTCCACGCATGACTTGAGGGTAGAGGAGAAG AATCGCGTGTTTGGTCCAGTGATTCTGATTTTCGAGAATGACCAAGAGACATTGAAAGTTCTGGACACCATTAAACCGCCAATAAATACG aCCAATAACTTCGAAGCCTCTGTGGACAGCATGTTTTCTTATTTCGGTTACTCGCTGACGGCTGCTGACCTGAACGGCGACGGGTTGGACGACCTGGTGGTGGGGGCGCCCTTGTACCACAACCACTCGCATCACGACCAGGGCGCTGTGTTCGTGTACATGCAGAAGAATTTCGCTTATGGAGGCGACGGTGTTATGGGCACGGAG atgaaACTTGAAATTGATTCTCCGTCTCGAATGGGCCACGAATCCTACGGTCGCTTCGGCAGCTGCGTGGCTTCCGTCGGCGACCTCGGTGGCGATGGATTCCAAG ATATAGCTGTCGGCGCCCCGTTTCTGGAAAGCGGCGGGAAAGTGTTCATTTATCTCGGATCAGCCGATGGACTTAAGAAAACGCCGAGCCAG GTAATAGACGCAAGGGAGATGGACGCGTCCGTTCGTCCGCTCAGAGGCTTCGGATTCGCCATCGCCCAGAAGCTGCCTGACGCAGTGGGAAATGGCTTTGACCTCGGAATCGGAGTCTTCAATTCGGATAAGGTTTTAGTGTTCAG gACGAAAGAAGTAATTACGGTGGAATGGAACGTGACTTTCGATGGGAGAATGGACCTTACGGTCGAGAACTGCTTCTACACGGGTCCGGGTATGACACCAGGAAAATATCCTTGTGTTGGGATGGAGACCTGTTTCCTTTATCGGGCCATGAACGCCAAGACGAAGACGAAGCAGACTTTGG AGTTTACCATAAAATTAGAAGCAGATATTAAGCAGCAGGAGAAGCGACTGTTCTTTAGTAACGGCCTCTCGGAGACGAATCTGACGTTTAGCCAAGAGAAGGACAGTTGGTCGTGTCGGGAGGAAAGTGTGTTGGCCAAG AAGGACATCAAGGAGCTAATCCAACGCTTTGTTATACGAGCTGAAGTTGCTATGAAGAAAGAAGCATCTCAGGCAGTATGTATACATCTGCAtttgtaa